The genome window GTCTTTGACGACGTATTCCTTGCCCTCGGAGCGCATCAGGCCCTGCTCGCGGGCGGCCTTCACGGAGCCGGTCTTCTCGAAGTCCGCGAACGCCACCGTCTCGGCGCGGATGAAGCCGCGCTCGAAGTCCGAGTGGATCACGCCGGCTGCCTCGGGGGCCTTGGCGCCGATGGGGATCTCCCAGGCGCGCACTTCCTTCTCGCCCGCGGTGAAGTACACCTGGAGCCCGAGAAGACGGTAGCCCTCGCGGATGAGCGCGTGGAGGCCGGGCTCGGTGAGGCCGAGCGAGGAGAGGAACTCGGCGCGCTCCGCCTCCGGCAGCTCGGCGACCTCAGACTCGATCTTGCTGGAGACGGGGACGATGTGCGCCTCTTCCCCGCTCTCCTCCACGGCCTTGCGAAGCGCCCGGACGTGCTCGTTGTCGCCCTCCGGCAGGTCGTCTTCCGACACGTTGGCGAGGTAGAGGACGGGCTTGGCGGTGAGCAGGTTGTACGACTTCATCAGCTTGACCTCGTCCGCGCTCGCGTCGACGGTGCGGGCGGGCTGGCCTTCGGAGAGCACGGCGATGATGCGCTCCAGCAGCGAGACCTCGGTCGTGGCGTCCTTGTCGCCGCCCTTGGCCGCCTTGCGCGCGCGCTCGATGCGCTTCTCCGCCACGGCCAGGTCCGACAGCGCCAGCTCCAGGTTGATGACCTCGCGGTCGCGCACCGGATCGACGGAGCCCATCACGTGCACCACATCGTCGTCGTCGAAGCAGCGGACGACGTGGACGACCGCGTCGGTCTCGCGGATGTTGTTGAGGAACTGGTTGCCCAGCCCCTCGCCCTCCGACGCGCCCTTCACCAGGCCGGCGATGTCCACGAACTGCACGACCGCGCGCAGGACGCGCTGCGGCTTCACCTGCTCCGCGAGCAGGTCCACGCGGCGGTCCGGGACCTCCACCATGCCCACGTTGGGCTCCACGGTACAGAACGGGTAGTTGGCGGCGTCCGCGCCCGCGGCGGTCAGTGCGTTGAAGAGCGTGGACTTGCCCACGTTCGGAAGGCCGACGATGCCGAGCTTGAGCATAGGTGCTGAAACCGTTTTCGGGAGATTCGCGCAAACGAAGAGGCCGGGCATCCCGCAGAGGGGCCCGGCCGCTGTCGTTCAAACCTACCACTCGCACCGCGGCCCGTCAACGCCGCGGCGGCCCTGCATCGCCCAGCGGTTCACTAGCGCGCGGGAGATGCGGCCGCGCTGTCCGCGCGCGCCTCGGCGGGCGTGTGGATGCGGACGGCGAGGATCTGCGTGCGGCGCTGCGTGGGCACATTGAGCAGCGCGCCTGCGATCTTCGCGGCGGTGGACGGCTCCTCGATGCGGCCCAGCA of Longimicrobiaceae bacterium contains these proteins:
- the ychF gene encoding redox-regulated ATPase YchF, producing the protein MLKLGIVGLPNVGKSTLFNALTAAGADAANYPFCTVEPNVGMVEVPDRRVDLLAEQVKPQRVLRAVVQFVDIAGLVKGASEGEGLGNQFLNNIRETDAVVHVVRCFDDDDVVHVMGSVDPVRDREVINLELALSDLAVAEKRIERARKAAKGGDKDATTEVSLLERIIAVLSEGQPARTVDASADEVKLMKSYNLLTAKPVLYLANVSEDDLPEGDNEHVRALRKAVEESGEEAHIVPVSSKIESEVAELPEAERAEFLSSLGLTEPGLHALIREGYRLLGLQVYFTAGEKEVRAWEIPIGAKAPEAAGVIHSDFERGFIRAETVAFADFEKTGSVKAAREQGLMRSEGKEYVVKDGDILLFRFNV